TATCGATAAATACATGCTGCATATTTGTTGCATGACGGAACTATCCTTCCTCTTTATCCACCGTAAACCGCAACCATTCAATGCTcatcacaacaacacccacaaACTAGCTTTCTCCACGATCCCCTTTCcggctcttcttctctcttggGCGGTCTGTCCATCCTCCGATCATCACCCCTCGATTTAGACTTGGCTCTCTCCCGCCTGTGACTCTGTTGATGAGTTTGTGACGACTGAGATTGAGACTGAGGCGAGAGTCGAGTCACGGGGATGATCTCAAAGTCGGGGGTCAtgtcccttttctttcctaGGCACAGATTATCGATCAGGTCCTCATGAGGAGAGGAGTTGGGTTTTCcggttttggtgatggttgggtCGTGTGGAGGGCTGTTAAGCTGTTTAggtttggtgatgggtaagtttggaggagtgggtgagcgatgggttggaggtgctggGGGCGCAGGGTTGGGATGAGGCAGACGAGGATGGGTGTCTTTGCGCTGGACGTGATGGCTGTGGCTGGCGGTTGAGTCGGATGTACGCCGGGGACGGGGGAAGTTTAGCGGGGCGGGGATGATGTCGGTCACGCTGATGCGCGCAGAGGGTTTGCGGCTGGGTGTGGTtggagcggtggtggtgtccaTTTTTCGgatgatgctgttgctgtaGGGGGTGCTAGGGCAGACGAAAGATGGGGTGTTACgagaggtgggatgggattCTGGGTACCAGGTGCGGGTGCGGTAGGATGATGTTTTGGTACACTCCGTAACGGTGTAGTCGTGCATGTCATGGTTGTTTGGAGTGAAGTCCCAGTTTGGTTTGTTCGGTGTAAGGGGGGAAGACGGCGGAAACGCGAGATGAGGTGTCAAAATCGGAGAAGTTGCCCTGGAGCTGCTTAATGATCGTGGTCGGGGATGAGCCAAAGGAAGTGAGTATTGCCGCTCAACGATGGGGGGGTATTTCCTGCCTCGTGAGCCGGGACCCAGATCCGACCCGCTGCCATGAAAAGAGGGTGTTCTGAGAGGCGAGGATAAATTCAATCTAGAGTGACGTCGAACATAAAGCGGGCCTGGGGGTGGACTGCCTCGAAACCCCTGATTGTCGAACCTTCCGTGATAAATCTCCTTGCTGCAACTCGGTGTTGGTGTTCTCGAGGAAACACTGTCGAACTTGTGGTCGCGACTGGTGCTGCTTCCTCTGGATTTGCGGGTGGATGTACTCTCGCTCTCACTGCCGTATCCCAAGCCGGCTTGTCCTGTAGCTGCATAAGAGCCTGTGGCAGCAGAAGCATTGACTGGAAGGCAGACCGAGATGAATGTGGACAAGTTCAAGCCATCCCGCACTGCTTCCACACACCTCGCGAACGCAGGCTCAACACTGATGACGGGCTCCTCTTTCCATATACGCAAGTGCTTCCAGTCCTTTTGGTATCGGTGCATGAGAAGGGATTCGACGGGATATCCCTTGGGAAAAGCTTTGTCTTCGTCTAGAAGCCGCTTGATGTAGCCTTGGAGCTCCGCTGCCTCTTCACGAGAGAGTCCCAGCTTGCGAATTGCTGATTCTACGCTCTGATGATACCCAGTGTCGGGGCCATCTGGATTCGAGAGACCCATCTTGTCGCAACGTTATTCGAATGACAGTACCTGGAAACCATAATAACGAGCATTTGACATACGAGAAGGCCAGAATTATAGATGTCCTGAGAGCAAGTATCGGCACATTTTGCTATGCAGCACCACAAAGCCCTGTTGTTCCAATCACTATACGAATTGAGGTGTTGGGTGCTAGTAAAGGGTATACGCACATGCAAAAGAGATGCCGAACAATAAAAAGGGGGCTTCAACGATCAAAAGATCTTGCTGAGCACTCTTTGCACATGCTCTGGCTGGTCCTCCTGCTTCGTCTTCTTTGCCAGCGGTACCTGTGCAaacgtcctcctcttcttttgagAAACCCCTTCTTGGACCGCACTGCCGCCTCCATATTCTTTCTTCTCGTCTTCTGTGGCCTTTTTCCGCTTGGCCGCAGCCTTTGCTTCCATGCCCTGCAACACCTTTGCCCTCTCCACGTTCCGCACAAactccttgttctccttggTGGACTTGCTGATTTCGGCGCGCATTCTGCTGGCTCGTTCGGCGTTCTCGGCGGCGATTTGCTCTGTGAGATGGTGCCTGTTGGCTGTCAGTATGGAGTTCCAAGATAatcagagagagagagggaggggggtagggTCC
The window above is part of the Podospora bellae-mahoneyi strain CBS 112042 chromosome 3, whole genome shotgun sequence genome. Proteins encoded here:
- a CDS encoding hypothetical protein (EggNog:ENOG503PYKE), whose protein sequence is MGLSNPDGPDTGYHQSVESAIRKLGLSREEAAELQGYIKRLLDEDKAFPKGYPVESLLMHRYQKDWKHLRIWKEEPVISVEPAFARCVEAVRDGLNLSTFISVCLPVNASAATGSYAATGQAGLGYGSESESTSTRKSRGSSTSRDHKFDSVSSRTPTPSCSKEIYHGRFDNQGFRGSPPPGPLYVRRHSRLNLSSPLRTPSFHGSGSDLGPGSRGRKYPPIVERQYSLPLAHPRPRSLSSSRATSPILTPHLAFPPSSPLTPNKPNWDFTPNNHDMHDYTVTECTKTSSYRTRTWYPESHPTSRNTPSFVCPSTPYSNSIIRKMDTTTAPTTPSRKPSARISVTDIIPAPLNFPRPRRTSDSTASHSHHVQRKDTHPRLPHPNPAPPAPPTHRSPTPPNLPITKPKQLNSPPHDPTITKTGKPNSSPHEDLIDNLCLGKKRDMTPDFEIIPVTRLSPQSQSQSSQTHQQSHRRERAKSKSRGDDRRMDRPPKREEEPERGSWRKLVCGCCCDEH